The nucleotide sequence GGAAGGGTATtttactttgacttcgtcaagaATCACATGCCCTGTAAATTTAATAACAGTTGTAGCAAAAGTGATTACACTCATCTCAGGTACCTTTCATAGTCTATCCCAGATTATATGAAGAGAGGTAAATCATGAGGTCAACTTATAGCTGACCACTAAGTGACTAGGTGTTAGCCCCTAAACGTGGTGGCATGGCTAGACACGAGGATTGGACATTGCTCCTTTGATCCGTCCTATTGGACATGTGTGTGGGGGCACACGACATGCTAAGCAGTAAAGATTTTGGACAATACATAGGGGTTGTCCAAGCCCAAGTCTTGCAGAAGGTAGACTTGGCAAATGTCTGAGGCGTGGCATGAGCACAATACATGCCAAGTGGAGTGACAACGTGGGGTTGTACAAGCCCATGTTTGTAGAAGGCAGACTTGGCAAACAAGCAGGCGTGACATGTGCGCAAGACATGCCAAAAAGCTAGTGGAGTGGCAGCGTGGGGCTACCTAAGCCCAAGTCATATAGAAGACAAAGACTTGGCAATATAGCAGGTTTGACATGCGCGTAAGACATGTCAAGCAATGAAGCGACAGCGTGGGACTTTCCAAGCCCAAGTCTTGCAGAAGAAATACTCGACAATGATTCAGGCGTGACTTGTGCACAAGGCACACCAAAGTAGCGgcctcatatccacccatgaaaagctcatcttggtgtccaagaaggggtcggcccatggcttggtgaccaaaccAAAGGGGTTGGCCATAttctccttaaggtggtcggccatatacttcatgaaggggccgaccacataattcaaagtatgaggggtgcttctctttgtagacatctacaagttttaaaagagagattttaaaattataaaactttccttatttgaattaggtcatatggtttaaaagaaagttttaaaacattttttttaatcatcctcatgtttttttaaaagagagttttaaatttgaaactttccttttttgtaaccatgataaaaaaggaaattttagaagagatgttttaaatttttaaacttgattttaattttagaactttccttttttaaacatccacattaagaaattaaaagagagtttataaaattttataagagctttccttctttgcttataaaatacaaagagaaggagaagaagaggagaagtagggattgcattAATTCCTattctcttgtggtcggccctctccccttccctttccccttgctctcttttgttccttggtggtggtggtggccgaatcttagagaaggaggagcttttgggtggtgttcatcttgaaggatcgtcgttcacacgacgtccaagaggagacgaggaatacggcagaagatcaagatgttattgcttacaaagaaaggtataactactaATTATTTTTCGgatcatactagttcttctttgtatgaattccaagcATAAGTCATGCACATGGCAGACTTGGCAATCATGCGAGCAGGGCATGCGTGCAAAGCATGCCAAGCAACAACAAAGGTGTGGCAACGTAGAGAGTTGTTTAACCCTAAGTCATACAGGGGCAAGACTTGGATTCTAGCAAACAGGTGCAAGGATTGGATGTGCTGGGTCCAAACACTTAGCTAAGCGGGCTTGTAGGAAAAGTGAGCCATGGCATATGGCAAGCCAATGCAATACGGATGGAGCAACAGGGTTATTTCGCCCAAGTTCGTTGTGCATAACTTGGGGCATGTACAAGGCGTGCATACAGACTTTGGCGCAGTGCCAAAGAGGCAGAGCCATGGACAGAACACTGGGCATGCAGACAGACTTTGGCAGATGCAGAACCGTGGTCAAGCACAAAGCATTTAAACTAACATTTGGCATGGGCTAATGCAACAGAACCATGGGGTAAAAGCGCAAGCGGTGAAAACTAACACTTGGCATGGGCTAAGTGAAGCAAGATAATGGGGCAAAGCACAAGATGTGCATGTTGCTATTTGGGACGGTGACAATGCAACTAAGTCATGTGGATAAAACAGTATTGATAAGTTGAGTTAATTTTGTACATGCGACACAAGTGGTTAGTGCAACTATCATGTAACCTCTATTATAACTACCgtctatgcatgataaatagaCACAGAGAGTGCAAAAGTATGCAAATTCATAGGAAATTTGTAAGTGAATCGGGTGAAGAATTATGAGTAAATCATGATGGATTTGTATAGGTGAATCATGAGTGATTTATAAGCGATTTTGTATTATTCCACTTGTATTCCTTTGTTATTGGGATAATAAAGGTTGGAAGTTTTCCTATATATACTTGTGTGTGTTGCTTGTTGTGGCTTTCTTGTGGCTTCTGTGGTGCCTTTGCATTGGGATTTTTTGTACCTCGGTGGTGCATTTGTTGGTAGGCTGAATCAAGTGCGGGACTTGATCGCCGCGATGAAAATATGGAATTAGTCCGATATGAcggtaaggttgagtggtactactcttgtaaAATCCGGCAattaaataatagaggttattggACGAATAATCttaacaaaatttttagaaattttctgggaattaatTGGAGTTCGTATGAGGTacgttaaggggatcaattattgggccaaagaaaagtctgtttaagttacccgatttaaacgaggaaatgtttaatttccttaaatgtttttcttttccttctctttaaaaaaaaactcgccGTGCCCTAACCATATGAAAAATGCTGATCCTCTTCCTCCCTCAACCTCTCGCGATGCCGCCCGAACCCCTCTTCCCCCACACCCGCGCGCGCCGCTCCCTCTCGTGAAGCCACAGtcgcctctcctttcttctctctcgGTTCCGGCCGCCCCATTGCCGGACCTCTTCCCTTCCGAGCCAACGCCGTCGACGCCGAACCTCTCCTCTCTTGCATCACCGCCGACCGCCTTGGCCCGACACCGATCGCCGGCCACCCATGCGCCGAACCTCCTTCCCTCTCCCTCGTGTGCTCCCGAGACAGGAGTCGACCTCTTCCCTGTCCTCGCGCGCCAGCACCACAGCAAGCCGACGATCCTCCTCATGCGGGCACCAGCCGTCGAGCCAAGGCAGCCGACCCCTCTTCCTCACATGGAGGTATGCCCTAACTGATCCGACAATTAGTTCCTTCATTGATAGGTATGGATGGGTAGGCTACAGTGACGTTTGGGTGTTGATTTTGTATCCGTGCAAGGTTTTCGCTTGATTTCCAAATGGGTTTTGAAGGATTCGGTTGGGCTGGTTGGTGTTTGTTCCTTCCCTTAGTTTTGAAATGCTTGGATAGTTTGTTGAGGTTTATGCTTTGATTGTTAATATTTTATTACTGCTTCCTGGTTGCATTGAAGAGGTTGAATGAATTTGGGAATGTGTAggttcgattcgatgatgtgtcGTTTCTTCGATAAATTGTGGTTTCTCTGTGGATTTAATTCAAATGTGTACTGCTTTATTGCATAACTTGGGATGATTAGGAGTTGTGGTTTGACTTTGTGATATTGATCTTGCTACCTTGCGttgtctttggatttttgaaCTCTGTGATAGATATGAATAGGTTGGCATGATTTCAATTGTTTCTGTGGGAAGCTTAAACTGGGCATGCTCCAAATGAAGCTGCCACATGTGTTAGATTTGAGAGCTTGTAAATGGTTTTAGGTTTCTAGAGTTACTCTTTTCAAAGGTTTCTTCCATTGTTGATCGAATTGGATAGAGGGATTGTAGTTTTGGTGAACCAATTTAATAGGTTTTCATTCCTTTTGATGGTTTCAAATTCGTTTGGACAGACTTAAGAGTTGTGAATTGATCTTGACGATAACTTTGGATTTCTAAGCAGATTTGTATATCCCGAACACATGTCAATATTGTTTTGGTTTCGGCAAATAACCTTGAATTCTGGATAGTTTTGGatgaatcgaggttcatagttggattaggAGTTTTCCCTAATTAAATTGGGTTTCTGTTTAACTAGTgtcgttatgaaattagctaaattgtacatcacgtgatttgcaggacgttgattgaagacgATTGACATGATctgcatataaaggcgggtacttcttactttgattctctAGTTC is from Zingiber officinale cultivar Zhangliang chromosome 7B, Zo_v1.1, whole genome shotgun sequence and encodes:
- the LOC122003485 gene encoding vegetative cell wall protein gp1-like; translated protein: MKNADPLPPSTSRDAARTPLPPHPRAPLPLVKPQSPLLSSLSVPAAPLPDLFPSEPTPSTPNLSSLASPPTALARHRSPATHAPNLLPSPSCAPETGVDLFPVLARQHHSKPTILLMRAPAVEPRQPTPLPHMEDVD